The genomic segment TGGCCGAGACCATCGCCCGCGAGGTCGGCGCGAAGACCGCGGTGCTCGATCCGCTCGAGGGGCTCGTCGACTCCGCGGGCGACTACTTCACCGTGATGCGGCAGAACCTGGCCGCGCTGGAAACCGGTCTGGGGTGCAAGCAATGAGCGTCGTATCGGTGCGTCACGCCGCGGTCGGCTACGAGGGCCGCGAGATCCTGCACGACATCTCGCTGACCGTGGCGGCCGGCGAGGTCGTGGCGATCCTGGGGGCCAACGGCTCCGGCAAGTCCACGCTCATCCGCAGCATCCTCGGGCTGGTCCCGCTGGGTCACGGCGAGATCGAGCTGTTCGGCACCGCGCAGCGCAAGTTCCGGGACTGGGCCCGCGTCGGCTACGTGCCGCAGCGGCTCGGCGCGGGCAGCGGCGTGCCCGCCACGGTGGGCGAGGTGGTCGCCTCGGGGCGGCTGGCGCGGCGCGGCATCTTCCGCCCGTCCGGCGCCGCCGACCGCGCCGCGGTGCGCGAGGCGTTGACCGCCGTGGGCCTGATCGACCGCATCAACGACCCGGTCACCACCCTCTCCGGCGGCCAGCAGCAGCGCACGCTGATCGCCCGCGCGCTGGC from the Paractinoplanes abujensis genome contains:
- a CDS encoding metal ABC transporter ATP-binding protein, giving the protein MSVVSVRHAAVGYEGREILHDISLTVAAGEVVAILGANGSGKSTLIRSILGLVPLGHGEIELFGTAQRKFRDWARVGYVPQRLGAGSGVPATVGEVVASGRLARRGIFRPSGAADRAAVREALTAVGLIDRINDPVTTLSGGQQQRTLIARALAGKPDLLVLDEPTAGVDAASQEAFAAALGRFAGAGGTIVLVAHELGPLRPLIDRAVVVHEGRIAHEGAPPEPAGHHAEPDHDHVHPHAVPPAAGICVAPADRIAAN